CGCGATTGTTGTGATGCCTCTGTATAAAATGGCTGTTCATGATTATCCTTTTTTTCTTTCTCTGAATCACTATTTTTGTCTATTTTACTTGAAGAATGACTCTGTGCTTCACCAGTTGATAATATGTTGTTTTTTGTTACATCACTTGAAGACATGTCTTCGTCTTTCTTAAAACTATTACTGTCTTGATGTTCATTGTTTTGTGTACCCTGATTATCTTTCTCAGTTAATGATGCTTGATGGTGCTCAGCTGTTTTAGTATTTTCTGTCTGAGTCTGACTTTGTTCATCAATGTCAGGCGTATTTGTACTTTCAGATGATTTATCTATATCTGTTGTTGATGTTTTATTACGCTTGTCTGCAATTTCTTGTTGATGCTGTATTTCTTCTTGAGTTAATTTTTCAATACGTGATTTTTGTAGATTTTCTTTCACACGTTCTTTATTATTTTGAGCTAAGGTCGCATCTTTTTGTGCTTGTTGCTGACGAAGCTGTTGTTCATATTTTACACGTTGTTCACGTTCTTCATTATGAAAAAACTGGCGGCGTGAGCGACGATACTTACTTCTAGGTATCACCTGTTTTTTATCTTTATCCACCATAATTCCCCCTATCTAACACACTTCATTAATTTATATTATGACATATAAAGACAAAAATTTCTGCATTATTCTATACGAAATATTTATAAAATTGCACAATATCATTATCATCAACAAATTTCCGCCGTTTTTTTGTTACTTACACTTTATTTTAGTTATCAATTAAAAACCCTAACAGATTGAAACTCTGTTAGGGTTAAATGTTATATTACTATTTATTATGTTTTTTGTTATGTGTTATTGAAGTAAGCCAACCAATAATTACTAATAATATCATCACTGACCAGAATATAGATTGCCACAATACGCCATGAGGGAATTCATGAGGTAACACGCCTATATCTTCATGCGCTAAGACTAATACTATCAATTTAATACCTACCCAGCCGACAATGGCAAAGGCTGCACCTTCTAAGCCGGGATATTTATTTAGTAACTCAACAAACCATGTTGCAGCAAAACGCATGATAATAACGCCAATCATACCACCTAGGAACATGACAACAAACTGACCTAGATCCATACCTCCAAAATGGATATTAACTTTTGGAATAGTCATCGCTATAGCAAGCGCCGCTAACATAGAATCAATAGCAAATGCTATATCTGCAAATTCGACTTTAAATACTGTACCCCAAAAAGCTTTAGGGCTTGCTTTAATTTCTTCACCATCTTCGCCATAATGATGATCGTCCCCGGCTTCTGGTTCTTTTTTATCTTTATGTTTAAAAAATT
The genomic region above belongs to Staphylococcus durrellii and contains:
- a CDS encoding TerC family protein, which gives rise to MDPSLILPYLWVLVVLVFLEGLLAADNAVVMAVMVRHLPPEQRKKALFYGLLGAFIFRFIALFLISIIANFWFIQAAGALYLLYMSSKNLYEFFKHKDKKEPEAGDDHHYGEDGEEIKASPKAFWGTVFKVEFADIAFAIDSMLAALAIAMTIPKVNIHFGGMDLGQFVVMFLGGMIGVIIMRFAATWFVELLNKYPGLEGAAFAIVGWVGIKLIVLVLAHEDIGVLPHEFPHGVLWQSIFWSVMILLVIIGWLTSITHNKKHNK